One Phycisphaerae bacterium RAS2 DNA window includes the following coding sequences:
- a CDS encoding HDOD domain protein, translating to MTAATVAQPDTTKLVANAIANVGDIATLPEVTVRIIQIVENPKSTARDMHDVIKNDPVLASRILKVVNSAFYGLPGQIGSFERAVVLLGLSAVKNIAIAASMTHMFNGGQTVEGFSGKAGWEHAVAVAVGCRLLSAAQGKPNVEESFLAGLLHDLGLLVERQLFAAKLTEVINRSKTPGASFCQLETEIIGADHQAFGMALAAKWRFPAHLCTAIGYHHKPLELAPANRELPALVRIADILACNAGIGFCGTASNQQIEPELLQITDLNESDLEEATAKLPEQVALTQSLFGE from the coding sequence ATGACTGCCGCCACTGTCGCACAGCCGGACACGACGAAGCTGGTCGCCAACGCCATCGCCAACGTCGGCGATATCGCCACGCTGCCGGAAGTCACGGTACGAATCATTCAGATCGTCGAGAACCCCAAGTCCACCGCGCGCGACATGCACGATGTCATCAAGAACGACCCCGTTCTCGCCTCGCGCATTTTGAAAGTCGTCAACTCCGCCTTCTACGGCCTGCCCGGACAGATCGGCAGCTTCGAACGCGCCGTCGTCCTGCTGGGCCTCTCTGCCGTCAAGAACATCGCGATCGCCGCGTCCATGACCCACATGTTCAACGGCGGGCAAACGGTTGAGGGCTTCAGCGGCAAGGCCGGCTGGGAACACGCCGTCGCCGTCGCCGTCGGTTGCCGGTTGCTGTCGGCCGCGCAAGGCAAGCCGAACGTTGAGGAGAGCTTCCTCGCCGGGCTGCTGCACGACCTGGGCCTGCTTGTCGAACGGCAGCTCTTTGCCGCGAAGTTGACGGAAGTCATCAATCGCAGCAAGACGCCGGGTGCCTCGTTCTGCCAGTTGGAGACCGAAATCATCGGTGCCGATCACCAGGCCTTCGGCATGGCCCTGGCCGCCAAGTGGCGATTCCCCGCGCACCTTTGCACCGCGATCGGCTACCACCACAAGCCGCTCGAACTCGCCCCGGCCAACCGCGAGCTGCCGGCCCTCGTGCGAATCGCCGACATCCTCGCCTGCAACGCGGGCATCGGATTCTGCGGCACGGCCAGCAATCAGCAAATCGAGCCGGAGCTGCTTCAGATCACCGATCTCAACGAGTCGGATCTGGAAGAGGCCACCGCCAAGCTGCCCGAGCAGGTCGCCCTGACCCAGTCGCTCTTCGGCGAGTGA